Part of the Kangiella geojedonensis genome is shown below.
CGTAGAAGGTGCGTCACCGGTATTGATTATTACTGGCGACGACATGAAAAAGCAAGGTCATACAACGGTATATGATGCACTGAATGACCTAACTATTAATACAGGTGTTCAAATTGAGGGGCCTGAGTTTTCGGGTGGCTTCACTCCTGATATTCGCACCCTGAATATTCGAGGCTTTGGTGTTGGTAACTCTTTGACTTTAATTAATGGTCGTCGAGTAGCTAACTACCCAGCAGCATACCAAGGCAGTAGCTCTGCGGTAAACTTTGGTGCAATCCCACAAGCCGCAATCGAGCGTATCGAAGTTCTAAGCGGTGGTGGTTCATCAATTTATGGTTCTGACGCTGTTGCAGGTGTTGTAAATATCGTTTTAAAGCAAAATGTTGATGAAACAACTTTAAATGTTATTTATGGACGTCCAGTAGAGGCCGAAGGTAACGACTACCGTGTCGACCTGACGACTGGTACAGTAACTGAAAATGGTAACTTCACTGTCGGTATTTCATACCGTCAAACAGACCCTATTAGTGCTGGTGATTATGATAAGTATGACTCTAATGATGATTACCCTTATTCAGATATTGAGTCTCCAACGCTTAACTTTGATACTTATGTTTTAGACCGAAACTCATTCACGCTAGTTGATCCAGGTAACCAGTGTGAGAACTTTGGTTCAGAACGATTTTTATTCTCAGAGTCACTAGGCTATCTATGTGGTCGAGATAATATCGCCTTAACTAACTTCCGTAACGAGCGTGAGCAGCTGTCTGTTTTTGCTAACGGTACTTATGACCTAGGCGACGTAGAGCTTTTTGGTGAGCTTTTATATAACTCGAGCGAATCATCTGTAGACCGTTACAGCATCTTCATTCAAGAGCGTATTTTTAACGTAAATAATGGTGATTATTATACTGTCTTGAGAAGCTTCTACGAGTCAGATTTACAGCGTTCTTTAGACTCAAAGTTTGAAGATAACTCTTATAATGCGTCTTTTGGTGCCCGCGGTTATTTTGGTGACCATGAGTGGGAAGCATCTGTTTATCGCAGTGAGTATGAGTTAGAAAGTAGTCGTGTTCGCTTTAAAGCACAAGAAGCTATTGACGTTTTCTTTGGTGACTTCTTAGGTTATGCCGGTGCTACACCAGTTTTCCAAGGTAACGGAACTTTCGGTTTGTTCGATAACTTGTTTGCTCAAGTTGATGATTCAAACCGTGGTTTAGTAAATAGTGCCCTTGGTACTCAAACTTATGGTAATGAAACATCTTCAACTGGTGCGCAGTTTATGTTGCGTGGTGACCTTTGGGAGATGAGTGCTGGTCCTGTTTCTTATGCAGGTATTCTTGAGTTTGAAAAGCAAGAACTTAAGTTTGTACCAGATGAGTTAATTACTCAGCAACCTCCGTTCCCATACACGGCTGGCTCTGGTTGGCTTGGTTTGACGGGTTATGATGGTCAAGGTGATAGAACTCGTACTGCTGTTGGTATGGAGATGAATATCCCTCTACATGAAACGCTAGATATTAACGTAGCTGCTCGTGCTGATAAGTATGATAACGAATCATCGTCAATCGGAACTCGAGTTACACCATCTGTAAAGTTCGAGTGGCGTCCTTCGGATAGCTTCTTATTCCGTGGCGGTTACTCTGAGTCATTCCGCGCTCCTGATTTAGTTCAAGTGTATAGTCGCACTGGTTTCTATACCACAGTGACCGATTTATACTCTTGCTGGCAGGGACTTGGCGAGCCTGGTAGTTTCGATGCGATTGACGACTGTACGGGCACTCAAATTTTTGCTCGTCGTCTAGGTCCAGGTGAAGTGGGTAATGAGCCTCTGAAAGATGAGACTGGTGATACTCGCTGGGCTGGTTTTGTTTATGACATTACCGATGACTTATCGTTCCAGCTTGATTGGCAGAAAGTGACTCTTGAAGACCGCGTAGCTCAATTATCTTCAAGCTCATTATTGTTCCGTGAGTTTGACTGTTTGACTAATGGCACTGTAGAAGTCACTGGTTCTAGACCGTCACAAGACTTATCAGACATTAGCTGTGATCAAGTTTCTAACTTAATTACACGTGTCTATAACCCAGATGATGATGTTGATGAGATCAGCTCTTTTAACGTGACTCCTCGTAACATTTCAGAAGAGTCTGTGGAATCTGTTGATGCTCGTTTGATTTATGGGTTTGATATTGACTACGGTCGTTTAGACTTTGTTGTTAATTATTCACACCTATTAAGTCATGAGTTTGATGGCGTTGAGTTACGTGATGACCCAATCTTAGGTGGGTGGGAGCCTCGCTCTAACATTAACGCAACTGCGGCTTACAGCTATGATGACTTTAGCGTAGCATTAACAATGCTTCGCCGTGGTTCTACAACTGTGTATGACCCAGGTCACCCTCTAGTTCAAGACGGCACGTTAAATGATCGAGTTCCTCCTCACTTCCGTTATAACTTAACTACTAGTTATAACTGGAGTTCAGACTTCCGTACGCGTTTAACGATACGTGACTTGTTTGATAATGGAGCGCCTCGTGATAGAACTATCGGTGCTAACGCATTCCCATGGTACAACAACTTTGTATACGGTGGTGCAGGTATTGGTCGTGAGGTCTACCTAGAAGCAACATATGTATTCTAAACTATAACGTTTAGGTGCAAATAAAGCCCTGCAAAAGCAGGGCTTTTTTGACTATAACTATAAAAGCTACAAATTGATACAGTAGGATCTGTTATGAAAATATTAAAAGCCTTTGTTTTGTCGTTTTTACTACTTCCAATAACCAGCATTGCGCAGCTAACTGTTGAAGACTTCTTTAAATACAGCCAAGCAGATAGTCTTCGCTTATCTCCTGATGGGAAGTACTTAGCTGTACGAGGGGAGGCCACTGGCAAGAAAGAAGTCTACATACTAGACAGAGAAACAAAAGAGATTAAACAGAGATTTTTCTTTCCACAGGACTTTGAGGCTGGAAGTTTTTTTTGGGCTTCGGATAAAAGATTGGTCGTTAGTCAGAATAAGAAAGTTGGTCCCCTAGATCTACCTGCAAGAACAGGCTATTACTTTGCTGGCGATGTAGATGGAACAAAAAAATACCAAATATGGCCACCTAGAAATAAAGCCGGAGCAGGCACATCTTTACCAAGAGGCTTTAGGGTAGTGGATACTTTGGATAGTGATGAAGACAAAGTCTTAGCTATTATGTACGAAAGGAACTATCCAGCATTATTTGAGTTTGACATTTATTCAAGCAGATATAAAAAACTCGAAACGGGAGCCGTTAAAAACGGAAACCTGTTAATCGGTTCAGACAAAAAGGCTTATGTTAGTATCGGCTTAGCGGATGAGGATGATGATTTAATCGTTTTGTATCTAAAAAATTCATCTGGTGAATGGGAAAAATTTGAAGAGTTTAAGCGTGAAAATGGGATGATTAACCCAATCCAAGTTTACGATAATGATTCAAAGTTAATGGTCTTTTCTGACAGGAATGAACAAGGCTCAGGGATTTACTCCATTGACTTAAGCACTAAGGAAATGAGCTTGGTACACAAGCTTGAGGGCGATGCTGATGTTGAAGGGTATATTTATGATTATCAGTATGACAACCCTCAAGTGGTCGGCGTAGAGAGACTTCCAAACTACCCAGAGACCAGTTTCTTTAACACCGAAAATAGAGCGTATAAAATTCAGTCTAGCTTAGAAGCGGCATTCCCAGATAAAGTCGTCGATATTGGTCAGCCTACTAGAGATAACCGCTTTTCTATTGTCAAAGTATCTAATGATCAAGATGCTGGCACTTTTTATCTCTATGATGCAAAAAATAATAAGCTGTCTTTTGAGATGAAGGCGTTGCCTTGGATTAAAACTGAAGAACTTGGGCTTAGGCATCCAATTTCATTCAAAGCAAGGGATGGGTTAGAAATTAGAGGATACCTAACGTTGCCAAAAGGAAAAGAAAAAAATCTTCCAATGGTTGTGTTAGTTCATGGTGGGCCATACGGTCCTTATGACCGTTGGAATTATGATCCAGAAGCACATTATTACGCATACAATGGCTACGCGGTTTTACAAGTCAATTATCGTGGTTCAGGCGGAAGAGGGCGAAGCTTCCAGTATGATCACTATAAAAAAATGGGCCGTGAGATGCAGGATGACTTAACTGATGCGACGCTTTGGGCTGTAGAGAAAGGCATCGCGGATAAAGATCGTATCTGTATCGCGGGCGCAAGTTATGGTGCCTATGCTGCACTAATGGGGGTGGTTAAAGAGCCGGATTTATATCAGTGCGCAATTGGTTATGCCGGGGCGTATGATATTAAAGTCTTTAAATACTCTGATATTTATGAGCGTGAAACTGGTCGTGAGTTTTTAAACGAAGCCTGGGGTTATGATAACGAAGAGTTTGCTTACGAACGTTCACCTGTAAATTTTGTGGATAAAATTAAGGCAAATCTTTTAATAGTGCACGGTACTGGTGATAGAAGAACGCCTATCGAGCATTATGAGGTGTTAACAGAGAAGCTTGATGAAGCGAATATACCTTACCAATCACTAGTGAAGCCGAATGAAGGGCATGGGTTTGCTGATGAAGAAAATCGAATAGAAGCATATACTAAAATGCTCAACTTTCTAAATCAAAATCTAAAAACCAAAGTGACAACTAGTAGGGTTGATTAACAAGAAAAGCCGCTTTAAAGCGGCTTTTTTTTACCTTCTATTATTTCAAATTTTCCTTGTGAAACTTAAGATGATCTTCGATAAAACTACTAATAAAGTAGTAGCTGTGGTCGTAGCCTTCATGCTCTCTATAAGTTAAAGGGAAAGCTTTATCCGTGGCGAGGGTCACAAAGTTCTGTGGTTTTAATTGTTCAGCAAGGAAATTATCAGACAAACCTTGGTCTATCAATGTTGGTATCTCAACAGAGCTTTTGCGGAGCAATTCTGTTGAGTCGTATTCACGCCAATCGGCTTTATCATCGCCAAGATAGGCTGTGAAGGCCTTTTCTCCCCAGGGGCAGTTAACAGGATTAACAATTGGGCTGAACGCCGATACGGATGAGTATTTTTGTGGGTTGCGTAATGCCATCATCAGCGCTCCATGACCACCCATAGAGTGTCCAGAAATTGCCCATTTGTCGGTGACCGGAAAGGTTTCTTTAATAAGTTTAGGGAGTTCATCGTTGATGTAGTCGTACATCTGGTAGTGCTTACCCCAGGGGTTTTGGGTGGCATTAATATAAAAGCCTGCGCCTTGGCCTAAGTCATAAGAATCATCGTTGGCCACGTCATCGCCTCGTGGACTGGTGTCTGGTGCGACAATGGCGATGCCAAGCTCGGCTGCGATGCGCTGAGCACCTGCTTTCTGCATGAAGTTTTCATCAGTGCAGGTAAGCCCTGAAAGCCAGTAAATTACTGGCACAGGAGTCGATTGGGTCGCTTGAGGCGGTAAGTAAATAGCAAACTGCATATTACAGTTGAGTGATTTTGATTCATGTTGGTACTGCTTGTGCCATCCACCAAACGATTTGTTTGAGCTTAAGTTTTCTATAGTCATATTCTATACCTTAGTCTTAAAGCCTAATCTTTCTCTAGTAGTGAATCACGCTACGAATACTTTTAC
Proteins encoded:
- a CDS encoding TonB-dependent receptor plug domain-containing protein, producing the protein MSKHNIIAKAVKLALFASASLAFTTTAYAAEEGSEEEQEEQAKTEVVTVVGSRLKRNHVEGASPVLIITGDDMKKQGHTTVYDALNDLTINTGVQIEGPEFSGGFTPDIRTLNIRGFGVGNSLTLINGRRVANYPAAYQGSSSAVNFGAIPQAAIERIEVLSGGGSSIYGSDAVAGVVNIVLKQNVDETTLNVIYGRPVEAEGNDYRVDLTTGTVTENGNFTVGISYRQTDPISAGDYDKYDSNDDYPYSDIESPTLNFDTYVLDRNSFTLVDPGNQCENFGSERFLFSESLGYLCGRDNIALTNFRNEREQLSVFANGTYDLGDVELFGELLYNSSESSVDRYSIFIQERIFNVNNGDYYTVLRSFYESDLQRSLDSKFEDNSYNASFGARGYFGDHEWEASVYRSEYELESSRVRFKAQEAIDVFFGDFLGYAGATPVFQGNGTFGLFDNLFAQVDDSNRGLVNSALGTQTYGNETSSTGAQFMLRGDLWEMSAGPVSYAGILEFEKQELKFVPDELITQQPPFPYTAGSGWLGLTGYDGQGDRTRTAVGMEMNIPLHETLDINVAARADKYDNESSSIGTRVTPSVKFEWRPSDSFLFRGGYSESFRAPDLVQVYSRTGFYTTVTDLYSCWQGLGEPGSFDAIDDCTGTQIFARRLGPGEVGNEPLKDETGDTRWAGFVYDITDDLSFQLDWQKVTLEDRVAQLSSSSLLFREFDCLTNGTVEVTGSRPSQDLSDISCDQVSNLITRVYNPDDDVDEISSFNVTPRNISEESVESVDARLIYGFDIDYGRLDFVVNYSHLLSHEFDGVELRDDPILGGWEPRSNINATAAYSYDDFSVALTMLRRGSTTVYDPGHPLVQDGTLNDRVPPHFRYNLTTSYNWSSDFRTRLTIRDLFDNGAPRDRTIGANAFPWYNNFVYGGAGIGREVYLEATYVF
- a CDS encoding alpha/beta hydrolase family protein, producing MKILKAFVLSFLLLPITSIAQLTVEDFFKYSQADSLRLSPDGKYLAVRGEATGKKEVYILDRETKEIKQRFFFPQDFEAGSFFWASDKRLVVSQNKKVGPLDLPARTGYYFAGDVDGTKKYQIWPPRNKAGAGTSLPRGFRVVDTLDSDEDKVLAIMYERNYPALFEFDIYSSRYKKLETGAVKNGNLLIGSDKKAYVSIGLADEDDDLIVLYLKNSSGEWEKFEEFKRENGMINPIQVYDNDSKLMVFSDRNEQGSGIYSIDLSTKEMSLVHKLEGDADVEGYIYDYQYDNPQVVGVERLPNYPETSFFNTENRAYKIQSSLEAAFPDKVVDIGQPTRDNRFSIVKVSNDQDAGTFYLYDAKNNKLSFEMKALPWIKTEELGLRHPISFKARDGLEIRGYLTLPKGKEKNLPMVVLVHGGPYGPYDRWNYDPEAHYYAYNGYAVLQVNYRGSGGRGRSFQYDHYKKMGREMQDDLTDATLWAVEKGIADKDRICIAGASYGAYAALMGVVKEPDLYQCAIGYAGAYDIKVFKYSDIYERETGREFLNEAWGYDNEEFAYERSPVNFVDKIKANLLIVHGTGDRRTPIEHYEVLTEKLDEANIPYQSLVKPNEGHGFADEENRIEAYTKMLNFLNQNLKTKVTTSRVD
- the fghA gene encoding S-formylglutathione hydrolase: MTIENLSSNKSFGGWHKQYQHESKSLNCNMQFAIYLPPQATQSTPVPVIYWLSGLTCTDENFMQKAGAQRIAAELGIAIVAPDTSPRGDDVANDDSYDLGQGAGFYINATQNPWGKHYQMYDYINDELPKLIKETFPVTDKWAISGHSMGGHGALMMALRNPQKYSSVSAFSPIVNPVNCPWGEKAFTAYLGDDKADWREYDSTELLRKSSVEIPTLIDQGLSDNFLAEQLKPQNFVTLATDKAFPLTYREHEGYDHSYYFISSFIEDHLKFHKENLK